tattattattatttgaaggAGTAAATTGATGTTTCTGTTTGTCATTTATCATGAGTGAAACTGGAAAAAAGGACTAGCTGAGGGCTAAGAATAACTGGATCCTGATAGTCCATGAGGACCATCCTACATTTTACATTACTTTGAATGCGTTGGTCAGGTTGTTGAATCAAGTCTTACTGAATATCAGCCTTTTTAATTTGCTTACTGATGGCAAGACTGCAGAGTTTTGGCTAAGGTCAGGGGAGTATTTCCCCAAAGAGGATCAGAGTTCTTTCGATAACGGCAGAATGGATCCCCAATGCAACCTTTGTATTTGGTCAGTGTTTCGGATCTCTATGCTCCACTTGGCACCGTTATTGAAATCCAACTAGATCCTCCGTTGTGAAATACCCTTGTGATGTATTTGATTTAAGATTCTGTTACAATATAAAGTCATCCTCAGCTTTAAACATCACACTAGTGATGTGAAACAATGTACAAACTATCAAATGAACAAAGTGGTATTCTACTGTAAACAAATTTATTTAGAAGAAACTTTTTtgctaaaaataaatatttgcagaTATGGACTGTGGAGTTTCATTGGTGTCcttaagttgttttttttaactcttgTCTGCCATCTACTGGATAATTATGAGACTTCTTCAGCTCTTACTGTAGTAGAGCACCAACTGAGTAGAGACTTGCCCCTTCTTATAAAGAATGCAAAGCTAGTTAACTCATACTTAACTCATCAAAACACTGAAGTGGAATTCCTGTCCTCAGTAATTAAGGTTGGGGAACCCATAGATGTCCATTGAGAAGGTCACTATGTTTTGAGATCATAAAAGGGAGTTTATTCATCAAACTTCATCCACATTCATCTCACTTTATCTAATGAAGGAGGTCTACTTTCAGTAACATTTAGGCTAGTAAGACTCTTGTGTTGATATAACATACTGCAAATATACTTGAACTCAACACACTTtgcttctttctcttcccccaggttgttaaaaatgctaactgaaGACTGAGGTTAATGCCATGTTTCTCATAGCTCTAAATTATATTAGTTTATTCTTAATTATATTAGTTAGTATATCGAAgtaaaaaacatacatacattttttaaaacatatgaACAGCTGCTTGTGAATTCCTGAATGCCTAAAAGCCTCAGAcagtggacatactgtaggaacaCTTTTGAAGAGTCTCAGGGGCTGCAAATGTAAAAGGGCAAAACCCTCCATGGTTGCAGGATCAGAGTCTGAGTGAGGAACGAATGTTTAAATCATTTAATTGACAGAATTTATGAAGCCATTCAGTGTCACTTCTCACACATttaaaatacatgataagataagaaaagaaaaaaaatcaaaccatTTCAAATCTACAGATACTTCAAATTCTCACTGAAAATGAGAAATGaaaatgcatgtacagtatttaagtTGTATTTCACTTCAAACAAGTTTCACGTAGTGCTCATATTGAGACTGGGTGTCtatcttatttaaaaaaaatgcactgAAATATAAAACTAATACCCTCCCTTGCCCCAGTGGCCTTTTCCACCTCCACCATGGCTCCAACCACCTTTTCCTCCActcctaccaccaccaccaccaccaccaccacctcctcctcctccaccacccccccaacccccaccccctccccaaccaccaccaccaccaccaccaccaccaccaccacggcctCCGCCCCATCCTCCATAGCCACCACCTctcccacctcttcctcctcccccatcTTGCCTCCTCTGCCAGGGAGGCATCTCTGGTGGTGGGGCCTGAATCTCAGAGGGACGCCCACCACGGTCCGGCACTCTGCCCATCAGGACCTGGGGAACAGAAAGTAACGCTGAGTGACacattgcacatcatctacttCAGAGAGCACTGCTCCTACATACCATGGCCTATAATCAAATGCCTGACCTCTTTGGAAAACTTTGTCTATACTTTGCAGAGAACAGACAGCCGTGATCAAATTCAACAGTGGCAGAACTTACCTTGTTGACGGCACATGCCGTGTTTTCTCGAGTCGAGCCACTGCTGGTCTTCACCACATTGCAGATATCCTCTCTGGCAGCGAGAAGGTGAGCTACATCTATTGATGACTTCAGCTGTAAGGAGTGTCTCTTTGGCTGATAGACTCTTGCCATACAGTCAACTCTttcctttgacaaaaaaaacccaacacaaTAATATTTAAATAACTGGTGCTCCAGTTTAGATCTTTGAGAAAATAGGAAGATGTGCTAGCGCATGAAAAAAGATTTCCTCTTGCTTTTCCAAGCTAGTGTACATACTTTCATACACATCTTACCTTTGCTCTGTCAGACCAGCCAAATGACTGTACAGTGACATCAAGCCGTTTAATCAGCATTCTGCGGCGACACTGATACTCAGAGGAAAGAAGCGCATTGATCTTTTCCAACTTCATCTGAAGAAACAGGAAAAAtgaaatgatttatgaaaaCAAACCAGAGCTTATATAACTAAAATATAATATGTGGTATGCCACTTAAATAGAGCGTAGTCGTACCCACTGTTCATTACTGAAGGAATGTTTGAATACTGGTTTTCCAATGTGATCTTTTGGGACATCTTTCAGTAAAGATTTAATCTGAAATCAGAAAAGTTTTTACGTTTTCAAAATAATGACGTATTACCCACCAGAGCACAAACACCCACTGATTGATTAAACTTACTCCCAGGTAACATCAAAGTGACATTGACAACCATTAGAAATGCTGACCTCACCTTTTCTTCTATTATGGAAAAGACATTTTCAAGTGTGTCTTGATGTGACATTTGCAGTGTTTTGCAGATGGCTTGGATATCCCCGGCTGGTGAGTTTTTAGATTCATGACCAACATGCTTGACTGGTTTGCTGTGGACTATTTGTGCTGCTTGCAGCTCAGATGCCAAATACACTGTGTAGTAAGCAGAATTAACATTTAGTACTTATACAgatagaaaaatatattttgtgtaaaactcgaacacatacacaacacatacgCAGGAGCTTTAGGCAATCCTTCTTCTTGCTGAGCTTCCCTTCCATCAACTCAGAGACGATGCCTTGGTAAGGGCAAGACATCTCCTTCAGTAGAGCACCAATTTCGAGGTGACAGCCATCTCCACCTTTACAAACATGGAGTTTTATTGAATGTGTTGACATGAACATGAAACCTGCATAGAAAAATATATCGTTTAACGATGATGTTCAATGCCTACTTGAAACCAGGGACGCATCTATCTCTTGAGTGTGTTTCATTCGGGACATCAACCAGACACAAAGGTTGACATACTCGGCAGATGACATGCCTTCCTCCGATGCCATTGACAAAGCCTTCTCGTCAAGGAGAGGTCCATCGTATCTGCAGACAAATTAGGGAGAGTAACTTTATTAGTGAATATCAGGCATTAATAGCCTACCCAACTATGCGAAAAAATAAGATGGTGGTTTTTGTTACGGTCATGAAAGAAATAGGCCTAGTAAATTTGTGAATGGGCTGGCATTAAAACCAACAGAATAGGTTTTTTTGAGTTGTAGTCCTAACCAATAAGTAACACAACTCTTGCGGTGTACACCAACATTAGCGAGCCTTAACATAAACTAGCATTTGCCTTTTTATCGATAGCTACTAGTAAACATTAGCAGTCGTCTgaacacgcagacacactcagCAGCAACCATGCATCACATAGGTTAGCCTACATCATGCAGCTCGGCGTTCACTTTTGTTGTCCTTACCCAAGTTGTTCAAGAGCATCTAATACATCGCTTTCCATTTCAAAAAGAGTAGACTACCTAGTACGCATGggacaattgaaaaaaaaaatcttacttTCTATCAATTTATAagtaacacacaccacattttatgtgtgtgagcaatTATCTTCCGTGTAGAACAGCGACTAGAATCGAAAGTTCCTAGGCAGTGTTGTGGGTTTTACAGTCTGGGTAGCTatcacaggggaaaaaaaaaacacatcagcaATAGCTTATTGTGGATCACAGAAATGTGTGACTTTTACTGGTTCCAAACACTGACCTACAATCCCTTGCTTTCCTGATAGGTCAGTGGTTCTCTGACATCCCGAGTTCCCGACCCTATTACCCGCCTATTGACCTATTACCTGCCTATCTAATCTATAGCCTAGACCTTTAAGTCATAGAGTCATatattgtattattttgtaAAATGTGGTGGAATTTTGCCCAATTGTTTGTTTTATCAAAACAGAAGAAAATACAGGTCACTCAATGTGGGCCTATTGGCACTGCCAGTAGGTCACAGACAGTATTCTCTTATTAGTGTTTAGAGATAAAGGGATTACTTTGGCAAGTATGTCCAGTCAAGTGCACCTCTGTAATGTGATGCTCATTTTTATATCCAATTGCTTATAGGGACTTGAGGTAGGCTTTCATAATAGCCTAATACAAAAAAATCTCAGCACAAAAGCGTGTCTGCACAAGTTTGTCTAAAGTCAAAGTCCTAAAGATCTGCTCCCTAACTGCCCACTGCAGTCTTCTAAGAGTCTGTTGTGTCGACCAGTATAAACACTAGGTCAAAGTTAGGTTTGTATAATATACTATTGTTTTTTCCATTAAgccattgattgaattgacaaaTAGTATACAAAGGTGTTTGCCAAATCccttaaccataaccataatatcTCTAGAGCATTTTGTAGTTATCTGACTGTTATGACCTCAACAAACAAGGAATGTCCATTTCTTGATGCTATTCATACCGGTCTCAACTCCGGCGCTTTATTACCTGTTTATTACTCattgtagaacacacacatgagaagaAGTTTTTCATCACCTAGCAACCAGCTCCACGACACCTCATACGTCAtcactcactcttgctctcacaccacacgcacacgcaggcaATACAAAAACAGTATGCCACATATAAAACTCCCCGTTATGACACTGACATTGAGGTTTCAGcaggattttttccccctgctaGACCAAaggttgcctgtgcctgtgtaaGTGTAATGTGGCTATGCGTCAGCGACATTACTGACAGTCATATAAATTCATAGAGATATCAGTTCCCAGTACTCttgttgtctctttttctctaaacACTTCCTGAAGATACTCACACtctgatagacagacagacacactcacacatgtgtgtgcatgctcaaaGTTCTCATTTGTGACATCACTTTCCATGAAGATGGGATATCTTTGTCTCCTGGGTATTAATATAATGGGAATTGCCTGCTTTGGTTAAGGTAAGAATATCGTATTTTCCACAGCATATTAACATTTGGGCAACACTAGCCACATGttgtttcatatacagtactgggCTCAATTTATTGAAATTAAAATTTGTATCATAGATAATTTACTATTCTCTCCATTAGAATTACCTTTTGTGTTTTGATTCTTCAGAAAGACAGAATGGGTTCATGTGCtgctgcaaaaacaaatgacaaaaaaCAGATGATCTTAGACTGGTAGAGAAGTCTGAGACATTTTTCAGTCAGATCATTTCAGATATCAGGGCTGCCAACTGTCACGCATCGACCGTGAGACTCATTCATTTGATTGGCTCCACACGCTCTCATGCCAATCCAATGTGTGAGAGATGGCGATACAATCTTTTAGTTTTCTATACTATTTGGTCATTACTGTTTAGGGAAGATCTTCTGAAGGATTATTTTAGTTCACATTTATAACTGGGAGATTACTGATTGAATGATGTGTATGGTTCATGGGAAATATAAAAAAGGTACAAAATATAAATgcaacacttttgtttttgccCCCATTTATGAGCTGAACTCAAAAATCTTTCTCTATATATACAAAAGGGCTACTTCTCTTCAATATTGTTCACAAATCTGTCAAAGAATATGTTCACACCGCAAGTCTTAATCAATTCAGATTTTGTGCTCTtttgtttggattttttttttttacaagattaCAGTGTGATTACTGTTTGCGGTTTTGAACTGATCCATTATGCGCAAAAGAACAATAACAGTGACGTTAGCTAACTCCTGGCAGCTCATAATTGTGACTAATGGCGATGTAGATTGATGTAAAAGTCACATTAAATCCGCCTTGGTTGTTCACACTGTGGCGGCATTGAAAAAAATCAGACCTGATACAGGACCACATAGAAGTGGTAATCAGATCTAGGCAAGACTTGAGCGTTCACACTACTTCTGAAGAAGTCTGACCTGGTCCATTGACACCCAAAAAGTAAGAATTGGGCCACTTTTGCCTGCAGTCTGAACAGGAtctgtgttagtgagcactTCACCTTTGCTGAGATATTCCATCCACCTAACAGGTGTGGTATATCAAGATGCTGATTAGACAGCATGATTATTACACAGGTGTGTCTTAAGCTGGCCACAATAAAAGGTTACTATAAAAAGTGCAGTGCCATCTCACAGCACAATGCCACAGATGTTGCAATTTCAAGGCATGCTGACTTCAGGAATGTCTACCAGAGCTATTGCCCATGAATTAAAGGTTCATTTCTCTATATAAGCCATCTCCAATGATGGCATTTCGAATGCAAAGAGATGAGATCCTGAGGCCCACTGTTGTGTCATTCATCCACGACCATCACCTCATGTTGCAGCATGATAATGCATGGCCCCATGCCCCAAGGATCTGTACACAATTCCTGGAAGCTGAAAACATCCCCGTCCTTGTATGGCCAGCATACTCACCGGACATGCTACCCATTGAGCATGTTTGGGGTTGAGTCTGGGATGCTCTGGATCAGCGCATGACAGCGTGTTCCAGGTCCAGCCAATATCCAGCAACTTTGCACCGCATTGAATAGGAGTGGACCAACACTCCACAAACCACAATCAACAACCTGATCAACTCTATGCGAATGAGATATCACCACCCTTTTGGCCTTTCGTGTATATAAAGAAAGTCTTAGATCTTTGGGTTCAGTTGATGATGGGGCAAAAGTGTTTATAATTTTGTTCAGAGTATGTCATATAATTATGACAGAATGACACAATGATGTTGATTATGTAACAATACATTCCACAGCTTTCTGGTATCAAAAGTTATTAAATTATTCACTTTACAATGTGTCTTTGCAGGCTGTCCTTAGCCAATGTCtctgtggaaagagagaggagaaatggatCTGGCTGATTCTCTCAGAGAGGTGGGGTCTGGGACCCCCACTAAGATCAGCCTTCCTGGAGACTCAGAGGAGGGGGTTGTTTACTCCAGGAGGAGACACGTGTTTGGGGAGACAGTGGAAACAACAGGCACCTCAGAGACACACCGTGGAGGATTAGAGTGGAGAGTCCAAGTCGATCAGAGGTGAAAGCAGCAGTTTGGCATGTGGTTTAAGGCTGTGTCCTAATAGGCAAAGTTCATCTGCTAAATATGTGTTAATGAATTGATTGTGCATAAAGTTTATGACTTTCTCCAGTGAATGCACTCATTCTTGTAGatttcaggctgttttttttccctctatacgtgttgtgtgtgtggagtgttatGTCCCTTCTAACATTAGAGAAGTTGTCACAGAACATGACCGCAAAGTGTGCATAATATCTCTGTATtctatgtgtgtttttacagcCTGACAACAGACAGTCGAAAGTCTCAATCTAGTGACATACATTACCAAAGTGACCTGTCCACAGAGCAGCGCCCTCATATCAGCGATGCACTCTCAAGCAAGTGAGGGCACTAGTGTCATTTCTTAGCTCCTAGCAAGACTGTCTGGGGTTTATTTGACAGTAACtggctgaatggctgaatcttGCCAAATCTGGCTTACAATAGCCTCAGAAGTGTATGCAGGGCGTGTGGTAGTAGTAAATAATAGTCCTCATATCTGCTAGGACCTGCACACTTCAGACTGAAAGAACTCTGAGAGTTGCAAGTCAAGACTCCTATCTGCATATTATCTAGTTGACATTGGTTTATTGAGAttgtgtgctgtactgtgtaTTATTCAAGTCCATTGTGGATTGCGTATGTTGTTCACAATGATTTCTCAACGTTGTTCTGTAGAGTCCAGACATATAGGCGAGGGTCATCAACACTCAGCTATGCATCTATGCAGAGCGATGACTCCATTCAAGAGCCGTCCAACCACAGTAAAGAAGCTGCATCTGACACCACACGGTATGTCCAAAGTGCCTTTGCTTGATATTTAAAACAGAGAAATGATATGGGGAGACATGAATTCTGAGACTGAAAGGGGGAGGTGAGAAATGGTTCTTGTTTTCTATTTCATTGCACTGGTGTTGCTGGACCATCAGAACGGGGAAAGAGAGGATCAGGCGGTGGCACAATCAGCCCACCCGGCCCTCTGCCATTACCCAAAGGTAATATAATATAAGGTAGTATCCTATCCCAATTCCTCCAgattctctgcccccccccatcccaattCCTCCAGAGAttctctgaaccccccccccccgcccccagtCACCCACTCAGGCCTGTACCTAGTCACACTTCTATCTGTTTAATTTCTGAACTAAATGTGATAAATTGTTGAATGTAACACCATACTTTCCCAGAAATTCTTTTGGATGTCCCCTGTTGTGACTTCTGTGATGCCTCTACATGAACTTCTGTTATGCTTCTTGGTTTTATTGCCAGGCATGAGATGGGCCGGCCACAGACTAGGCCCAGCTCTGTGCTGGCACAGAGGAATGATGCAGGAGAGGAGTCTCCTGATGCCTGGAGAGGAGCATCTAAATGTCACATTAGGCAAGACCTTATGCTGTGTGTTCTGACAGACTGTAGGAGCTGGTATTATTTCAATGTCAGCATAATTTTAGTCTTAATTGAAGTGACAAAGCTTGAATGACTCAAAAGATTTGTTTTAATCTTGAAGTAAGACTTCTGTATTATTCTATTACATGAAGTTGTTTTAATCTTGAAGTACTTCTGTGTTATTACATGAAGTAAGACTTATTTAATTTGATTGTGTTTATTCCTTTCTGATGTTTTCAGTGTTCAGAGAGtatagccctattcgcacgggattagtattacctgtggacctttggtgatttgtgataattgcggagaatgtcttgagatcttagtcccgtgcgaatgtgccatgtctgtaatttgtaaagtaaaaattccgccgcaaattacctactatatttcgccaaacacagacgtccggtgataatacttatcccgtgcgaatctgtATCTCAGTGATTGCTGTTGCAATTGCATATTTTCTACGTTCTGtgttgttttcggacgttagcatacgacatatccgggtgtaatgtcagtgaaaataaagcaatttacagactttgcttatcccgtgcgaatgcgctgcaagtaacgcagaggtggggcgataatttgaaaatgaccggaggtccacaggtaatactaatcccgtgcgaatagggcttaagACACAAATCAGAATCATCCATCTGCTCTCGTCAGTGTGACCTTTCCATAAAGCAACCTACTCATATAAAAGATGGAAGAGTATGTTCAACATGTGAGGGTGCTGATAGTGCCAGGTatggacacagacagaaatatgACCGCCATATAATGGCAGAAGTGTGTGAAATGTGGATACAGACATGCATTTTAGTGGTGCTCTACACTCTCCATTCTAATTCTCTACGGTGTGTCTTTGAGGTGCCTGTTGACTCCCAAAACACGTGTTTCCTCTTGGAGTAAACAACTCTGAGTCTCCAGGAAGGCTGATCTTAGTAGGGGTCCCAGACCTCACCTCTGTGAGAGAATCAGCCATTTCAACAGTTGCTGGCTGTagacagtgtgttgtgttctgaatCTGAGAGTGAGTTGTGACAaaccagtgttgttgttgttgttgtgacagAGAATTGACCGCTGTGTTTAAGTCACAATAGCAAGGGCAAAGGCATACATGATTGCAttttatggatgttgttgtgaAACTGTATTTTTTGACAGTGTTCGGACACGAAGACGATCACCATCAGTGTCCAGCTGTGTATCAGCACAGTCTGAAGAATCAATAGAACAGCCTCCATGTTTAGGAGAGCGAACCCTCATCAccaggtaaagtgtgtgtgtgtgtgtgtgtgtgtgtgtgtgtgtgtgtgtgtgtgtgtgtgtgtgtgtgtgtgtgtgcacatcactATAGTTTAAAGATCACTCTGTCTTGTGCATGGTAACACTAGTAACAGTAGTCAACAGTAAAAGTGTGATTTTGACAGGGTACATGTAGGAGAACGATCACCATCAGTGTCTAGCCGTGTATCAGCAGAGTCTGAAGAATCAATAGAACAGCCTCcatgtttaggagagggacccTCCATCACCaggtaaggggtgtgtgtgtctgtctctcttaacaacATTCACATAAGTTTTAACAATTCTGAGGATATTGCACAAAAACTCTGTACTGTTTACTTAATGAGCTTTTCTTTGTAATATCAGATTGCAAGTGGTTGACTCTCTGAGCAAGGGAGCGGGAGCAGCACCCTATTCCATCAGGTGAGGTCTGTGATGGTGAGGTGGTTTGAAGTTAAGCAACATGGTGTCATTGTGATAAGGTCTGTTCATATCGTAATGGCAATTATTGAAACCAATACACGATCATTAAAAACAACTTTTTAAAGGTTAGTAGCCTATGGGAAACCTTCTTACAGAACATTATACAGTAAGTTGTGTTTTATGCTGAAATTAATCCATGTGATACATGAGTTTTCATGTAAATGCCCCATATGAATACTACATGCGCATATGGGCtcattatacagtacatagtaTACTCTATGGGCATAATACCTTGTGTTGATCAGTCTGTGCAGTTT
The genomic region above belongs to Sardina pilchardus chromosome 20, fSarPil1.1, whole genome shotgun sequence and contains:
- the fam98b gene encoding protein FAM98B, whose amino-acid sequence is MESDVLDALEQLGYDGPLLDEKALSMASEEGMSSAEYVNLCVWLMSRMKHTQEIDASLVSSGDGCHLEIGALLKEMSCPYQGIVSELMEGKLSKKKDCLKLLLYLASELQAAQIVHSKPVKHVGHESKNSPAGDIQAICKTLQMSHQDTLENVFSIIEEKIKSLLKDVPKDHIGKPVFKHSFSNEQWMKLEKINALLSSEYQCRRRMLIKRLDVTVQSFGWSDRAKERVDCMARVYQPKRHSLQLKSSIDVAHLLAAREDICNVVKTSSGSTRENTACAVNKVLMGRVPDRGGRPSEIQAPPPEMPPWQRRQDGGGGRGGRGGGYGGWGGGRGGGGGVTFSMDIYGFPNLNY